The proteins below are encoded in one region of Ascaphus truei isolate aAscTru1 chromosome 10, aAscTru1.hap1, whole genome shotgun sequence:
- the GPR88 gene encoding G protein-coupled receptor 88, which produces MTNSTSPSNLCEGHSGTRVLVATAYCLFSIAGTLANILVIYLVCSFKKLQTTSNAFIVNGCVSDLLVCAFWMTQEAVFISTGWAETPSYRVFMEGVFFLWMTVSLLSHSLIALNRYVRITKLPTAYHTIYQKRNTEWMIAMAWVLPLAFLLPWLFGKTATENHSPCPQLRLYVFLGSEVPLASSYPAILTVITVLSQTAVLLHCYFRIFRKVQVSLKRVSVLNFQVVHNLPCSCPRKEKHLGLYVLIVCCVFTLTTEPFTWSVLFGLFWPLPRGLRTGSWLLFCLLFVLNPFVYTWKNEEFRRSLRAVIGGEPWKSAGEGADPAVQTVSQNEP; this is translated from the coding sequence ATGACCAACTCCACATCCCCCTCCAACCTCTGCGAGGGCCACTCGGGGACGCGGGTTCTGGTGGCCACTGCCTACTGCTTGTTTTCCATCGCAGGCACTTTGGCCAATATCCTGGTCATTTACCTGGTCTGCTCCTTCAAAAAACTCCAGACCACCAGCAATGCCTTCATCGTCAACGGCTGTGTTTCCGACCTCCTGGTCTGCGCTTTCTGGATGACCCAAGAAGCCGTCTTCATTTCCACCGGGTGGGCAGAGACCCCCTCGTACCGTGTGTTCATGGAGGGGGTCTTCTTCCTGTGGATGACCGTCTCCCTGCTCTCCCACTCCCTCATCGCCCTAAACCGTTACGTGCGGATCACCAAACTGCCCACTGCCTACCACACCATTTACCAGAAGCGTAACACAGAGTGGATGATCGCCATGGCCTGGGTGCTGCCCCTCGCCTTCCTGCTCCCCTGGCTCTTTGGGAAAACGGCCACCGAGAACCATtctccgtgtccgcagctccggcTCTACGTGTTCTTAGGTAGTGAGGTGCCGCTGGCCAGCTCCTACCCGGCCATTCTCACTGTGATCACGGTGCTGAGTCAGACAGCCGTCCTGCTCCACTGCTACTTTCGCATCTTCAGGAAGGTCCAGGTCAGCCTAAAGAGGGTAAGCGTCCTCAACTTCCAGGTGGTCCACAACCTGCCCTGCTCCTGCCCCCGCAAGGAGAAACACCTGGGGCTCTACGTGCTCATCGTCTGCTGTGTCTTCACACTGACCACAGAACCCTTCACGTGGTCCGTCCTCTTTGGCCTTTTCTGGCCACTGCCCAGAGGTCTCCGGACAGGCAGCTGGCTCCTGTTCTGCCTCCTCTTCGTGCTCAACCCTTTCGTCTACACTTGGAAGAACGAGGAGTTCAGGAGGTCTCTCCGAGCGGTGATCGGAGGCGAGCCGTGGAAAAGCGCGGGGGAGGGCGCCGATCCGGCCGTGCAAACTGTCTCTCAGAATGAGCCGTGA